One window of the Lusitaniella coriacea LEGE 07157 genome contains the following:
- a CDS encoding Fis family transcriptional regulator, which yields MEPFSMLAGFVTTMILPRVLEKAGEKIGEKLGEAAIENSGETIQLVRKTVQGKLQAAGTAGLLKRAEEKPTEQNIQVLEGELVNQMEESKEFAAQLEALIQQIQAQSPTVQLVLNTVRIKGSAKIGNIEQVSEYSAAEQILGRNLGVEGDFEMGDVIQKIQEKQ from the coding sequence ATGGAACCCTTTTCTATGCTGGCTGGTTTTGTTACTACCATGATTTTACCCAGGGTGCTAGAGAAGGCAGGTGAGAAAATTGGTGAAAAATTGGGTGAGGCAGCCATTGAAAACAGTGGTGAGACGATTCAATTGGTTCGCAAGACAGTACAGGGCAAGCTCCAAGCAGCAGGAACGGCTGGTTTGCTCAAACGTGCGGAGGAAAAGCCTACTGAGCAGAATATTCAGGTTCTTGAGGGAGAACTGGTCAACCAGATGGAAGAGAGCAAAGAATTTGCGGCTCAATTAGAAGCACTGATTCAGCAGATTCAGGCTCAATCACCTACTGTACAGCTTGTTTTGAATACAGTGCGAATTAAGGGTAGTGCAAAAATCGGAAATATTGAACAAGTGAGCGAATACAGTGCGGCAGAGCAGATTCTTGGGCGCAATTTAGGAGTCGAGGGCGATTTTGAGATGGGGGATGTGATCCAGAAGATTCAGGAAAAGCAGTGA